The Lycium barbarum isolate Lr01 chromosome 12, ASM1917538v2, whole genome shotgun sequence genome includes a region encoding these proteins:
- the LOC132625170 gene encoding tRNA (guanine-N(7)-)-methyltransferase has protein sequence MGERGHEGANPTHNKRTGLPRKRFYRARAHSNPLSDSHFPIPISPAEVDYSLHYPEMVKVDPSKKIQFADVGCGFGGLLISLAPLFPDTLMVGMELRDKVTEYVKERILGLRTTNPGQYQNISVVRTNSMKYIPNYFGKGQLQKMFFLFPDPHFKEKNHRRRVISPFLLDEYAYVLAVGGIIYTITDVEELGEWMKSCLEEHPMFEPLTNEELEADQVVKLLSSATEEGQKVARNDGQTFRAVYRRIATC, from the coding sequence ATGGGTGAAAGGGGGCATGAGGGTGCAAATCCTACACACAACAAGAGAACTGGTCTGCCCAGAAAACGATTTTATCGAGCACGTGCTCATAGTAATCCATTAAGTGACTCGCATTTTCCAATTCCTATTTCCCCTGCTGAGGTTGATTATTCCCTACATTACCCTGAAATGGTTAAAGTAGATCCTTCCAAAAAGATCCAGTTTGCTGATGTTGGTTGTGGATTTGGAGGCCTATTAATCTCCCTTGCACCCCTTTTCCCTGATACCCTAATGGTCGGAATGGAGCTACGAGACAAGGTGACAGAGTATGTGAAGGAGCGAATTTTAGGGTTGAGGACGACTAATCCTGGTCAATACCAGAATATTTCGGTGGTACGGACCAATTCAATGAAGTACATTCCGAATTACTTTGGGAAAGGACAGCTTCAAAAGATGTTCTTCTTGTTTCCGGACCCCCATTTCAAAGAGAAGAATCATCGTCGACGAGTTATTAGTCCATTCTTGCTAGACGAGTATGCATATGTGCTTGCTGTTGGTGGAATTATATACACAATAACGGATGTCGAGGAGCTTGGTGAATGGATGAAATCCTGTTTGGAAGAACATCCGATGTTTGAGCCACTTACAAATGAAGAGCTTGAAGCTGATCAGGTTGTAAAGCTCCTCAGTAGTGCAACAGAAGAAGGACAAAAGGTAGCACGCAATGATGGACAAACATTTCGAGCTGTTTATAGACGAATTGCAACTTGCTGA